The Callospermophilus lateralis isolate mCalLat2 chromosome 15, mCalLat2.hap1, whole genome shotgun sequence genome window below encodes:
- the Itprip gene encoding inositol 1,4,5-trisphosphate receptor-interacting protein, with translation MALGLFRVCLVVVTAIVNHPLLFPRENATVPENDQEIIRKMQAHEEKMQLERLRLEEEEARMAAEKEAPEQVAEEGQQLQETLALNLWTTLCMILFLIIEVWRQDHHDGPLPECPGGDEDELPVLGSAPLRGVTLPSQAMLGHFHEHCIRGTTADAARTREFVEGFVDDLLGALRSLCNRDTDMEVEDFIGVGSMYENWPADRPLLCHLFVPFTPPEPYRFHPELWCSVRSVPLDRQGYGQVKVGRADGDALGCICGKTKLGEDMLCLLHAKQSGAQPCREMEDLLCAPESPYLDTMRVMKWFQTALTKAWQRIAHKFDFDLAFGQLDTPGSLKIMFRSGKAIPFNLIPVIQSDNSDLYFVSHLPREPSGETPASSTDWLLSFAIYELHFLRITSKGLPEGACHLSCLQIASFLLSKQSGMAGASGLSTYHLKTALMHLLLSRKASDWKAAQLHSRLQELLCFLEKSLLEKKLLHFFVGNRKVPEALGLPEAVRRAEPLNLFRSFVLQRGLYRRTVDSFYEMLKNAPTLVSEYSLRVPSSQASLSTKAVLL, from the coding sequence atggcCCTGGGCCTCTTCCGGGTGTGTCTGGTAGTGGTGACGGCCATCGTCAACCACCCGCTGCTGTTCCCGCGGGAGAACGCCACTGTCCCAGAGAACGACCAGGAGATCATCCGCAAGATGCAGGCCCACGAGGAGAAGATGCAGCTGGAGCGGCTGcgcctggaggaggaggaggcgcgGATGGCAGCCGAGAAGGAGGCCCCGGAGCAGGTGGCGGAGGAGGGCCAGCAGCTGCAGGAGACGCTGGCCTTGAACCTCTGGACCACTCTCTGCATGATCCTCTTCCTGATCATCGAGGTGTGGCGTCAGGACCACCACGACGGGCCCTTGCCTGAGTGCCCAGGTGGGGATGAGGATGAGCTGCCGGTGCTGGGGAGCGCCCCGCTGCGGGGCGTCACCCTGCCCAGTCAGGCCATGCTGGGCCACTTTCACGAGCACTGTATCCGCGGCACCACGGCCGACGCTGCCCGCACCCGGGAGTTCGTGGAAGGCTTCGTGGACGACCTGCTGGGAGCCCTGAGGAGCCTCTGCAACCGGGACACTGACATGGAGGTGGAGGACTTCATCGGTGTGGGCAGCATGTACGAGAACTGGCCGGCGGACAGGCCGCTGCTGTGCCACCTGTTCGTGCCCTTCACGCCCCCGGAGCCCTACCGCTTCCACCCGGAGCTCTGGTGCTCCGTCCGCTCGGTGCCCTTGGACCGCCAGGGCTACGGCCAGGTCAAGGTGGGCCGGGCCGACGGGGACGCGCTGGGCTGCATCTGTGGCAAGACCAAGCTCGGAGAGGACATGCTGTGCCTTCTCCACGCCAAGCAGAGCGGGGCGCAGCCCTGCAGGGAGATGGAGGACCTGCTGTGTGCCCCAGAGTCCCCGTACCTGGACACCATGCGGGTCATGAAGTGGTTCCAGACGGCCCTCACTAAAGCCTGGCAGCGCATCGCCCATAAGTTCGACTTTGACCTTGCCTTTGGCCAGTTGGACACCCCCGGGTCCCTCAAAATCATGTTCCGCTCAGGCAAGGCCATACCCTTCAACCTGATTCCTGTGATCCAGAGTGACAACTCCGATCTGTACTTTGTCTCCCACCTTCCCAGGGAGCCCTCTGGGGAGACCCCGGCCTCCAGCACCGACTGGCTCCTGTCCTTTGCTATCTATGAGCTGCACTTCCTCAGGATAACTTCCAAGGGGCTGCCCGAGGGGGCCTGCCACCTCAGCTGCCTGCAGATCGCCTCCTTTCTGCTCTCCAAGCAGAGCGGCATGGCGGGCGCCAGCGGGCTCAGCACCTACCACCTGAAGACGGCGCTGATGCACCTCCTGCTCTCCCGCAAGGCCTCCGACTGGAAGGCGGCGCAGCTGCACTCACGCCTGCAGGAGCTGCTCTGCTTCCTGGAGAAGAGCCTGCTGGAGAAGAAGCTCCTTCACTTCTTTGTGGGCAACCGCAAGGTCCCCGAGGCCCTGGGACTCCCCGAGGCCGTGCGCAGGGCAGAGCCTCTCAACCTCTTCCGGTCCTTCGTCCTGCAGCGGGGTCTCTACCGGAGGACAGTGGACTCCTTCTATGAGATGCTCAAGAATGCCCCAACCCTTGTCAGTGAATATTCCCTACGTGTCCCCTCCAGTCAGGCCAGCCTGTCCACCAAAGCTGTCCTCTTGTAG